Proteins found in one Asterias rubens chromosome 12, eAstRub1.3, whole genome shotgun sequence genomic segment:
- the LOC117297965 gene encoding YTH domain-containing protein 1-like isoform X5, giving the protein MAESDKAEDVVDVLTDLISPGDDEFAEEMDTSPAEKKPVKKATPPATKKTTPKTKPTSAKSTRTSTKATKQATKTTPKTSNKKSTTVKPDAGASEEQDATSSPKTKSTPTSSNTKKIVKKTTTGETASAKNTNKTTVKKEPSSEKKGGSAKTPTRKPAAPVKKEAEDKTSKSKEATSTDQGDGEEKTQEEMQPVISPPPAKKAKLKTSSKSGATSKKRVKPSPKETETSQNEKEDTAAEETGTEQAEDEHTDEAAPSIPGLGLEEESKKEEPKEGEEARTEAMLAQDLEGFDTRSEASSTDDSDSSLSDVSGGHSGTEKPRRRRGRKRSISPIVYERSGKKASGSETEEEEKEEPVEATSRTRKDPTSKLKYLFRDARYFVIKSNNHENVALAKARGVWSTLPNNEQMLNQAFREARNVLLVFSVKESGKFQGFARMRSESRRDGPTINWVLPNGMNRSVLGGVFKIDWITRQELTFGKTGHLFNQWNDNKPVKIGRDGQEVETRCGEALCRLFPQDEHIDVVEILRDARRRRREMATKRNREPLSSRRRREGFMDSRQSRSRPMPRDPYYMERKRPRQHYSDVPRDVVMNGSYSDYIREYSRQVPPMPMQPFHHQPPGMYPVDNFPPHYPPPPHHRMPPPGPMQHPRGSMGDYPTPLMQPSRSGRGGRDRDRNREREEMRLRMRDREREKERMRDRERDRDRVRDRDRDRDRDRDRDRDRAKMRDRRMGDMPRSHAAAVDEFIRRTSSSSSRPSHSSRSRSGRH; this is encoded by the exons ATGGCTGAATCGGATAAAG CAGAGGATGTTGTGGATGTCCTGACGGATTTGATCTCCCCAGGGGATGATGAGTTTGCTGAGGAGATGGATACCTCTCCTGCAGAGAAGAAACCAG TTAAGAAAGCTACACCGCCAGCGACAAAGAAAACGACCCCCAAGACAAAGCCCACCAGCGCCAAGTCAACACGAACATCGACAAAGGCAACGAAACAAGCGACCAAAACAACCCCTAAGACATCCAATAAGAAATCCACCACAGTAAAACCAGATGCTGGCGCGTCAGAAGAACAAGATGCGACTTCGTCTCCCAAGACAAAGTCGACCCCTACCTCTAGCAACACCAAGAAAAtagtaaagaaaacaacaacggGGGAGACGGCGTCCGCCAAGAACACCAATAAGACGACGGTTAAGAAGGAGCCTTCAAGCGAGAAGAAGGGAGGAAGCGCTAAGACACCAACTAGGAAGCCAGCTGCGCCAGTCAAGAAAGAAGCTGAAGATAAGACGAGCAAGTCCAAAGAAGCGACTTCAACTGATCAGGGTGATGGAGAGGAGAAGACACAAGAAGAGATGCAGCCGGTCATCTCGCCGCCTCCAGCTAAGAAAGCCAAGTTGAAGACATCCAGTAAGAGCGGCGCCACATCAAAGAAGAGGGTGAAGCCATCTCCAAAAGAG ACGGAGACCAGTCAAAACGAAAAGGAGGATACTGCTGCAG AAGAGACGGGCACAGAGCAGGCGGAGGATGAACACACCGACGAGGCAGCTCCAAGCATCCCTGGACTGGGTTTAGAGGAGGAGAGCAAGAAGGAGGAGCCAAAGGAAGGAGAGGAGGCTAGGACTGAGGCCATGTTGGCCCAAGACCTAGAAGGGTTTGATACTCGTAGTGAAGCTAGCAGCACCGATGACAGTGATTCAAGCCTGTCGGACGTCAGTGGTGGGCACTCAG GAACAGAGAAACCTCGCCGGCGTAGAGGGCGTAAGCGTTCCATCTCACCTATCGTCTACGAAAGATCTGGCAAGAAGGCCAGTGGATCTGAAACAG AAGAGGAGGAAAAAGAGGAGCCAGTGGAGGCAACGAGCAGAACTCGTAAAG ACCCAACCTCCAAGCTCAAGTACCTGTTCAGAGACGCTCGTTATTTTGTCATCAAGAGCAACAACCATGAGAACGTGGCTTTGGCCAAAGCTAGG GGAGTGTGGTCAACTCTACCCAACAATGAGCAGATGTTGAATCAAGCGTTCAGGGAGGCTCGGAACGTCCTCCTGGTGTTCTCCGTCAAAGAAAGCGGAAAGTTTCAAG GGTTTGCACGGATGAGGTCCGAGTCTAGACGAGACGGTCCAACCATCAACTGGGTCTTACCCAATGGCATGAATCGCTCGGTACTCGGCGGAGTCTTCAAGATTGATTGGATTACAAG GCAAGAGCTGACTTTTGGCAAGACTGGTCACCTCTTTAACCAATGGAACGATAACAAGCCAGTCAAGATTGGACGTGATGGCCAG GAAGTAGAGACACGATGCGGAGAGGCCCTCTGTCGACTTTTCCCGCAGGACGAGCACATCGATGTCGTGGAAATCCTAAGAGACGCCCGACGTCGCCGGCGCGAGATGGCCACCAAGAGAAACCGCGAACCCTTGAG caGCCGGAGGAGGAGAGAGGGTTTTATGGACAGTAGGCAAAGTAGGAGTAGACCGATGCCAAGAGATC cgTACTACATGGAAAGAAAGCGACCAAG gcAACACTATTCGGACGTACCGAGAGATGTTGTGATGAACGGG tCCTACTCTGATTACATCAGAGAGTACAGTCGACAGGTTCCACCAATGCCCATGCAGCCATTTCATCATCAACCACCAGGG ATGTACCCGGTGGATAACTTCCCACCGCACTACCCCCCTCCGCCTCATCATCGCATGCCTCCCCCAGGCCCCATGCAACACCCCCGAGGCAGCATGGGTGACTACCCCACGCCCCTGATGCAGCCCTCACGAAGCGGGCGGGGCGGCAGGGATAGGGACCGCAACCGGGAACGGGAGGAGATGAGGCTGCGGATGCGCGACAGGGAGCGCGAGAAGGAGAGGATGCGCGACCGAGAGCGTGACCGTGACAGGGTGCGAGATCGCGACAGGGACAGGGACCGCGATCGAGACAGGGATAGGGACAGAGCAAAGATGCGGGACAGGAGAATG GGTGACATGCCACGCTCTCACGCTGCCGCTGTGGATGAATTTATCAGGAGAACCTCAAGCTCCAGCAGCCGTCCCAGTCACTCTAGCCGTAGCCGGAGTGGACGTCACTGA
- the LOC117297965 gene encoding YTH domain-containing protein 1-like isoform X2, producing MAESDKEDVVDVLTDLISPGDDEFAEEMDTSPAEKKPVKKATPPATKKTTPKTKPTSAKSTRTSTKATKQATKTTPKTSNKKSTTVKPDAGASEEQDATSSPKTKSTPTSSNTKKIVKKTTTGETASAKNTNKTTVKKEPSSEKKGGSAKTPTRKPAAPVKKEAEDKTSKSKEATSTDQGDGEEKTQEEMQPVISPPPAKKAKLKTSSKSGATSKKRVKPSPKETETSQNEKEDTAAEETGTEQAEDEHTDEAAPSIPGLGLEEESKKEEPKEGEEARTEAMLAQDLEGFDTRSEASSTDDSDSSLSDVSGGHSGTEKPRRRRGRKRSISPIVYERSGKKASGSETEEEEKEEPVEATSRTRKADPTSKLKYLFRDARYFVIKSNNHENVALAKARGVWSTLPNNEQMLNQAFREARNVLLVFSVKESGKFQGFARMRSESRRDGPTINWVLPNGMNRSVLGGVFKIDWITRQELTFGKTGHLFNQWNDNKPVKIGRDGQEVETRCGEALCRLFPQDEHIDVVEILRDARRRRREMATKRNREPLSSRRRREGFMDSRQSRSRPMPRDPYYMERKRPRQHYSDVPRDVVMNGSYSDYIREYSRQVPPMPMQPFHHQPPGMYPVDNFPPHYPPPPHHRMPPPGPMQHPRGSMGDYPTPLMQPSRSGRGGRDRDRNREREEMRLRMRDREREKERMRDRERDRDRVRDRDRDRDRDRDRDRDRAKMRDRRMGDMPRSHAAAVDEFIRRTSSSSSRPSHSSRSRSGRH from the exons ATGGCTGAATCGGATAAAG AGGATGTTGTGGATGTCCTGACGGATTTGATCTCCCCAGGGGATGATGAGTTTGCTGAGGAGATGGATACCTCTCCTGCAGAGAAGAAACCAG TTAAGAAAGCTACACCGCCAGCGACAAAGAAAACGACCCCCAAGACAAAGCCCACCAGCGCCAAGTCAACACGAACATCGACAAAGGCAACGAAACAAGCGACCAAAACAACCCCTAAGACATCCAATAAGAAATCCACCACAGTAAAACCAGATGCTGGCGCGTCAGAAGAACAAGATGCGACTTCGTCTCCCAAGACAAAGTCGACCCCTACCTCTAGCAACACCAAGAAAAtagtaaagaaaacaacaacggGGGAGACGGCGTCCGCCAAGAACACCAATAAGACGACGGTTAAGAAGGAGCCTTCAAGCGAGAAGAAGGGAGGAAGCGCTAAGACACCAACTAGGAAGCCAGCTGCGCCAGTCAAGAAAGAAGCTGAAGATAAGACGAGCAAGTCCAAAGAAGCGACTTCAACTGATCAGGGTGATGGAGAGGAGAAGACACAAGAAGAGATGCAGCCGGTCATCTCGCCGCCTCCAGCTAAGAAAGCCAAGTTGAAGACATCCAGTAAGAGCGGCGCCACATCAAAGAAGAGGGTGAAGCCATCTCCAAAAGAG ACGGAGACCAGTCAAAACGAAAAGGAGGATACTGCTGCAG AAGAGACGGGCACAGAGCAGGCGGAGGATGAACACACCGACGAGGCAGCTCCAAGCATCCCTGGACTGGGTTTAGAGGAGGAGAGCAAGAAGGAGGAGCCAAAGGAAGGAGAGGAGGCTAGGACTGAGGCCATGTTGGCCCAAGACCTAGAAGGGTTTGATACTCGTAGTGAAGCTAGCAGCACCGATGACAGTGATTCAAGCCTGTCGGACGTCAGTGGTGGGCACTCAG GAACAGAGAAACCTCGCCGGCGTAGAGGGCGTAAGCGTTCCATCTCACCTATCGTCTACGAAAGATCTGGCAAGAAGGCCAGTGGATCTGAAACAG AAGAGGAGGAAAAAGAGGAGCCAGTGGAGGCAACGAGCAGAACTCGTAAAG CAGACCCAACCTCCAAGCTCAAGTACCTGTTCAGAGACGCTCGTTATTTTGTCATCAAGAGCAACAACCATGAGAACGTGGCTTTGGCCAAAGCTAGG GGAGTGTGGTCAACTCTACCCAACAATGAGCAGATGTTGAATCAAGCGTTCAGGGAGGCTCGGAACGTCCTCCTGGTGTTCTCCGTCAAAGAAAGCGGAAAGTTTCAAG GGTTTGCACGGATGAGGTCCGAGTCTAGACGAGACGGTCCAACCATCAACTGGGTCTTACCCAATGGCATGAATCGCTCGGTACTCGGCGGAGTCTTCAAGATTGATTGGATTACAAG GCAAGAGCTGACTTTTGGCAAGACTGGTCACCTCTTTAACCAATGGAACGATAACAAGCCAGTCAAGATTGGACGTGATGGCCAG GAAGTAGAGACACGATGCGGAGAGGCCCTCTGTCGACTTTTCCCGCAGGACGAGCACATCGATGTCGTGGAAATCCTAAGAGACGCCCGACGTCGCCGGCGCGAGATGGCCACCAAGAGAAACCGCGAACCCTTGAG caGCCGGAGGAGGAGAGAGGGTTTTATGGACAGTAGGCAAAGTAGGAGTAGACCGATGCCAAGAGATC cgTACTACATGGAAAGAAAGCGACCAAG gcAACACTATTCGGACGTACCGAGAGATGTTGTGATGAACGGG tCCTACTCTGATTACATCAGAGAGTACAGTCGACAGGTTCCACCAATGCCCATGCAGCCATTTCATCATCAACCACCAGGG ATGTACCCGGTGGATAACTTCCCACCGCACTACCCCCCTCCGCCTCATCATCGCATGCCTCCCCCAGGCCCCATGCAACACCCCCGAGGCAGCATGGGTGACTACCCCACGCCCCTGATGCAGCCCTCACGAAGCGGGCGGGGCGGCAGGGATAGGGACCGCAACCGGGAACGGGAGGAGATGAGGCTGCGGATGCGCGACAGGGAGCGCGAGAAGGAGAGGATGCGCGACCGAGAGCGTGACCGTGACAGGGTGCGAGATCGCGACAGGGACAGGGACCGCGATCGAGACAGGGATAGGGACAGAGCAAAGATGCGGGACAGGAGAATG GGTGACATGCCACGCTCTCACGCTGCCGCTGTGGATGAATTTATCAGGAGAACCTCAAGCTCCAGCAGCCGTCCCAGTCACTCTAGCCGTAGCCGGAGTGGACGTCACTGA
- the LOC117297965 gene encoding YTH domain-containing protein 1-like isoform X4 — MAESDKAEDVVDVLTDLISPGDDEFAEEMDTSPAEKKPVKKATPPATKKTTPKTKPTSAKSTRTSTKATKQATKTTPKTSNKKSTTVKPDAGASEEQDATSSPKTKSTPTSSNTKKIVKKTTTGETASAKNTNKTTVKKEPSSEKKGGSAKTPTRKPAAPVKKEAEDKTSKSKEATSTDQGDGEEKTQEEMQPVISPPPAKKAKLKTSSKSGATSKKRVKPSPKETETSQNEKEDTAAEETGTEQAEDEHTDEAAPSIPGLGLEEESKKEEPKEGEEARTEAMLAQDLEGFDTRSEASSTDDSDSSLSDVSGGHSGTEKPRRRRGRKRSISPIVYERSGKKASGSETEEEEKEEPVEATSRTRKADPTSKLKYLFRDARYFVIKSNNHENVALAKARGVWSTLPNNEQMLNQAFREARNVLLVFSVKESGKFQGFARMRSESRRDGPTINWVLPNGMNRSVLGGVFKIDWITRQELTFGKTGHLFNQWNDNKPVKIGRDGQEVETRCGEALCRLFPQDEHIDVVEILRDARRRRREMATKRNREPLSRRRREGFMDSRQSRSRPMPRDPYYMERKRPRQHYSDVPRDVVMNGSYSDYIREYSRQVPPMPMQPFHHQPPGMYPVDNFPPHYPPPPHHRMPPPGPMQHPRGSMGDYPTPLMQPSRSGRGGRDRDRNREREEMRLRMRDREREKERMRDRERDRDRVRDRDRDRDRDRDRDRDRAKMRDRRMGDMPRSHAAAVDEFIRRTSSSSSRPSHSSRSRSGRH; from the exons ATGGCTGAATCGGATAAAG CAGAGGATGTTGTGGATGTCCTGACGGATTTGATCTCCCCAGGGGATGATGAGTTTGCTGAGGAGATGGATACCTCTCCTGCAGAGAAGAAACCAG TTAAGAAAGCTACACCGCCAGCGACAAAGAAAACGACCCCCAAGACAAAGCCCACCAGCGCCAAGTCAACACGAACATCGACAAAGGCAACGAAACAAGCGACCAAAACAACCCCTAAGACATCCAATAAGAAATCCACCACAGTAAAACCAGATGCTGGCGCGTCAGAAGAACAAGATGCGACTTCGTCTCCCAAGACAAAGTCGACCCCTACCTCTAGCAACACCAAGAAAAtagtaaagaaaacaacaacggGGGAGACGGCGTCCGCCAAGAACACCAATAAGACGACGGTTAAGAAGGAGCCTTCAAGCGAGAAGAAGGGAGGAAGCGCTAAGACACCAACTAGGAAGCCAGCTGCGCCAGTCAAGAAAGAAGCTGAAGATAAGACGAGCAAGTCCAAAGAAGCGACTTCAACTGATCAGGGTGATGGAGAGGAGAAGACACAAGAAGAGATGCAGCCGGTCATCTCGCCGCCTCCAGCTAAGAAAGCCAAGTTGAAGACATCCAGTAAGAGCGGCGCCACATCAAAGAAGAGGGTGAAGCCATCTCCAAAAGAG ACGGAGACCAGTCAAAACGAAAAGGAGGATACTGCTGCAG AAGAGACGGGCACAGAGCAGGCGGAGGATGAACACACCGACGAGGCAGCTCCAAGCATCCCTGGACTGGGTTTAGAGGAGGAGAGCAAGAAGGAGGAGCCAAAGGAAGGAGAGGAGGCTAGGACTGAGGCCATGTTGGCCCAAGACCTAGAAGGGTTTGATACTCGTAGTGAAGCTAGCAGCACCGATGACAGTGATTCAAGCCTGTCGGACGTCAGTGGTGGGCACTCAG GAACAGAGAAACCTCGCCGGCGTAGAGGGCGTAAGCGTTCCATCTCACCTATCGTCTACGAAAGATCTGGCAAGAAGGCCAGTGGATCTGAAACAG AAGAGGAGGAAAAAGAGGAGCCAGTGGAGGCAACGAGCAGAACTCGTAAAG CAGACCCAACCTCCAAGCTCAAGTACCTGTTCAGAGACGCTCGTTATTTTGTCATCAAGAGCAACAACCATGAGAACGTGGCTTTGGCCAAAGCTAGG GGAGTGTGGTCAACTCTACCCAACAATGAGCAGATGTTGAATCAAGCGTTCAGGGAGGCTCGGAACGTCCTCCTGGTGTTCTCCGTCAAAGAAAGCGGAAAGTTTCAAG GGTTTGCACGGATGAGGTCCGAGTCTAGACGAGACGGTCCAACCATCAACTGGGTCTTACCCAATGGCATGAATCGCTCGGTACTCGGCGGAGTCTTCAAGATTGATTGGATTACAAG GCAAGAGCTGACTTTTGGCAAGACTGGTCACCTCTTTAACCAATGGAACGATAACAAGCCAGTCAAGATTGGACGTGATGGCCAG GAAGTAGAGACACGATGCGGAGAGGCCCTCTGTCGACTTTTCCCGCAGGACGAGCACATCGATGTCGTGGAAATCCTAAGAGACGCCCGACGTCGCCGGCGCGAGATGGCCACCAAGAGAAACCGCGAACCCTTGAG CCGGAGGAGGAGAGAGGGTTTTATGGACAGTAGGCAAAGTAGGAGTAGACCGATGCCAAGAGATC cgTACTACATGGAAAGAAAGCGACCAAG gcAACACTATTCGGACGTACCGAGAGATGTTGTGATGAACGGG tCCTACTCTGATTACATCAGAGAGTACAGTCGACAGGTTCCACCAATGCCCATGCAGCCATTTCATCATCAACCACCAGGG ATGTACCCGGTGGATAACTTCCCACCGCACTACCCCCCTCCGCCTCATCATCGCATGCCTCCCCCAGGCCCCATGCAACACCCCCGAGGCAGCATGGGTGACTACCCCACGCCCCTGATGCAGCCCTCACGAAGCGGGCGGGGCGGCAGGGATAGGGACCGCAACCGGGAACGGGAGGAGATGAGGCTGCGGATGCGCGACAGGGAGCGCGAGAAGGAGAGGATGCGCGACCGAGAGCGTGACCGTGACAGGGTGCGAGATCGCGACAGGGACAGGGACCGCGATCGAGACAGGGATAGGGACAGAGCAAAGATGCGGGACAGGAGAATG GGTGACATGCCACGCTCTCACGCTGCCGCTGTGGATGAATTTATCAGGAGAACCTCAAGCTCCAGCAGCCGTCCCAGTCACTCTAGCCGTAGCCGGAGTGGACGTCACTGA
- the LOC117297965 gene encoding YTH domain-containing protein 1-like isoform X1 — MAESDKAEDVVDVLTDLISPGDDEFAEEMDTSPAEKKPVKKATPPATKKTTPKTKPTSAKSTRTSTKATKQATKTTPKTSNKKSTTVKPDAGASEEQDATSSPKTKSTPTSSNTKKIVKKTTTGETASAKNTNKTTVKKEPSSEKKGGSAKTPTRKPAAPVKKEAEDKTSKSKEATSTDQGDGEEKTQEEMQPVISPPPAKKAKLKTSSKSGATSKKRVKPSPKETETSQNEKEDTAAEETGTEQAEDEHTDEAAPSIPGLGLEEESKKEEPKEGEEARTEAMLAQDLEGFDTRSEASSTDDSDSSLSDVSGGHSGTEKPRRRRGRKRSISPIVYERSGKKASGSETEEEEKEEPVEATSRTRKADPTSKLKYLFRDARYFVIKSNNHENVALAKARGVWSTLPNNEQMLNQAFREARNVLLVFSVKESGKFQGFARMRSESRRDGPTINWVLPNGMNRSVLGGVFKIDWITRQELTFGKTGHLFNQWNDNKPVKIGRDGQEVETRCGEALCRLFPQDEHIDVVEILRDARRRRREMATKRNREPLSSRRRREGFMDSRQSRSRPMPRDPYYMERKRPRQHYSDVPRDVVMNGSYSDYIREYSRQVPPMPMQPFHHQPPGMYPVDNFPPHYPPPPHHRMPPPGPMQHPRGSMGDYPTPLMQPSRSGRGGRDRDRNREREEMRLRMRDREREKERMRDRERDRDRVRDRDRDRDRDRDRDRDRAKMRDRRMGDMPRSHAAAVDEFIRRTSSSSSRPSHSSRSRSGRH; from the exons ATGGCTGAATCGGATAAAG CAGAGGATGTTGTGGATGTCCTGACGGATTTGATCTCCCCAGGGGATGATGAGTTTGCTGAGGAGATGGATACCTCTCCTGCAGAGAAGAAACCAG TTAAGAAAGCTACACCGCCAGCGACAAAGAAAACGACCCCCAAGACAAAGCCCACCAGCGCCAAGTCAACACGAACATCGACAAAGGCAACGAAACAAGCGACCAAAACAACCCCTAAGACATCCAATAAGAAATCCACCACAGTAAAACCAGATGCTGGCGCGTCAGAAGAACAAGATGCGACTTCGTCTCCCAAGACAAAGTCGACCCCTACCTCTAGCAACACCAAGAAAAtagtaaagaaaacaacaacggGGGAGACGGCGTCCGCCAAGAACACCAATAAGACGACGGTTAAGAAGGAGCCTTCAAGCGAGAAGAAGGGAGGAAGCGCTAAGACACCAACTAGGAAGCCAGCTGCGCCAGTCAAGAAAGAAGCTGAAGATAAGACGAGCAAGTCCAAAGAAGCGACTTCAACTGATCAGGGTGATGGAGAGGAGAAGACACAAGAAGAGATGCAGCCGGTCATCTCGCCGCCTCCAGCTAAGAAAGCCAAGTTGAAGACATCCAGTAAGAGCGGCGCCACATCAAAGAAGAGGGTGAAGCCATCTCCAAAAGAG ACGGAGACCAGTCAAAACGAAAAGGAGGATACTGCTGCAG AAGAGACGGGCACAGAGCAGGCGGAGGATGAACACACCGACGAGGCAGCTCCAAGCATCCCTGGACTGGGTTTAGAGGAGGAGAGCAAGAAGGAGGAGCCAAAGGAAGGAGAGGAGGCTAGGACTGAGGCCATGTTGGCCCAAGACCTAGAAGGGTTTGATACTCGTAGTGAAGCTAGCAGCACCGATGACAGTGATTCAAGCCTGTCGGACGTCAGTGGTGGGCACTCAG GAACAGAGAAACCTCGCCGGCGTAGAGGGCGTAAGCGTTCCATCTCACCTATCGTCTACGAAAGATCTGGCAAGAAGGCCAGTGGATCTGAAACAG AAGAGGAGGAAAAAGAGGAGCCAGTGGAGGCAACGAGCAGAACTCGTAAAG CAGACCCAACCTCCAAGCTCAAGTACCTGTTCAGAGACGCTCGTTATTTTGTCATCAAGAGCAACAACCATGAGAACGTGGCTTTGGCCAAAGCTAGG GGAGTGTGGTCAACTCTACCCAACAATGAGCAGATGTTGAATCAAGCGTTCAGGGAGGCTCGGAACGTCCTCCTGGTGTTCTCCGTCAAAGAAAGCGGAAAGTTTCAAG GGTTTGCACGGATGAGGTCCGAGTCTAGACGAGACGGTCCAACCATCAACTGGGTCTTACCCAATGGCATGAATCGCTCGGTACTCGGCGGAGTCTTCAAGATTGATTGGATTACAAG GCAAGAGCTGACTTTTGGCAAGACTGGTCACCTCTTTAACCAATGGAACGATAACAAGCCAGTCAAGATTGGACGTGATGGCCAG GAAGTAGAGACACGATGCGGAGAGGCCCTCTGTCGACTTTTCCCGCAGGACGAGCACATCGATGTCGTGGAAATCCTAAGAGACGCCCGACGTCGCCGGCGCGAGATGGCCACCAAGAGAAACCGCGAACCCTTGAG caGCCGGAGGAGGAGAGAGGGTTTTATGGACAGTAGGCAAAGTAGGAGTAGACCGATGCCAAGAGATC cgTACTACATGGAAAGAAAGCGACCAAG gcAACACTATTCGGACGTACCGAGAGATGTTGTGATGAACGGG tCCTACTCTGATTACATCAGAGAGTACAGTCGACAGGTTCCACCAATGCCCATGCAGCCATTTCATCATCAACCACCAGGG ATGTACCCGGTGGATAACTTCCCACCGCACTACCCCCCTCCGCCTCATCATCGCATGCCTCCCCCAGGCCCCATGCAACACCCCCGAGGCAGCATGGGTGACTACCCCACGCCCCTGATGCAGCCCTCACGAAGCGGGCGGGGCGGCAGGGATAGGGACCGCAACCGGGAACGGGAGGAGATGAGGCTGCGGATGCGCGACAGGGAGCGCGAGAAGGAGAGGATGCGCGACCGAGAGCGTGACCGTGACAGGGTGCGAGATCGCGACAGGGACAGGGACCGCGATCGAGACAGGGATAGGGACAGAGCAAAGATGCGGGACAGGAGAATG GGTGACATGCCACGCTCTCACGCTGCCGCTGTGGATGAATTTATCAGGAGAACCTCAAGCTCCAGCAGCCGTCCCAGTCACTCTAGCCGTAGCCGGAGTGGACGTCACTGA